The following DNA comes from Cellulophaga sp. HaHa_2_95.
GATAAAGAATGAAACCGGTAAAACTACATTAATTGCAGCGATTGCAATTGATCCAATCCAATTACCTACAAAAATAGAATCAACCAGAACATTAAGAGACATCACCAAGATACCAATAGACGCAGGTACGGCTTGCTTGATGAGTAATTTACCTATAGGTTCTGACCCTAACTGATCTGCAGATACATTTGCCATTATGCTGGCAGTTTATCTGTTTTTTCCCAGTCCTTTAACCATTCTGCCATTACAGACACCCACGAATCATCATCATTCAAGCAAGGAATGTGTTTATAGGTTTCACCGCCTGCTTCCTGAAACTGTTCTTTCCCTTCCATAGCAATCTCTTCAAGAGTCTCTAAACAATCGGATACGAATGCTGGTGTAATAACCGCCAAGCGCTTCTTCCCTTCTTTAGGAAAACGTTCAAACTCAAAATCGGTGTAAGGTTTTAACCATGGATCATTAGGCAGCCTAGACTGAAAAGATACACTAACTTTATCTTCTGGTAAGCCTAAATATTTTTTTACACTTTCTGTAGTATCGTAACATTGATGGCGGTAACAAGTGTGGTGTGCTACCGAATTTGTCTGACAACAACTGCCATCTATTTTACAATGAAATTTTGTTGGATCAGATTTACGAATATGGCGCTCTGGAATACCGTGGTATGAAAATAATATATGATCGTACTCAAAGCCTTCTAAATGCTTAGCAATATTTTCTGAAAGTACTTTTATATACTCTGGATTTTTATAAAAAGCGGGTAGGGTGGTGATCTTCATTTCAGGAAAATACGCGTCCTTTACCTCCATAGTTTTAACTACAACTGTTTCAAAAGAAGACATGGCATAATGAGGATAAAGCGGCACTAAAATCACATCATCCACACCTTTATCTTTCAGCTCCTGCATCGCATTTTTAATTGTCATCTTACCGTATCGCATCCCAAGTGCTACAGGCATCTGAATTTGCTTACTTACTTTCTCTGCAAATCTTTCCGAGATAACAACTAGAGGGGATCCTTCTTCC
Coding sequences within:
- the hemH gene encoding ferrochelatase, whose protein sequence is MKGVLLVNLGSPESPTAKDVKPYLDEFLMDERVIDVNNILRNIIVRGIILQTRPKKSAEAYAKIWWEEGSPLVVISERFAEKVSKQIQMPVALGMRYGKMTIKNAMQELKDKGVDDVILVPLYPHYAMSSFETVVVKTMEVKDAYFPEMKITTLPAFYKNPEYIKVLSENIAKHLEGFEYDHILFSYHGIPERHIRKSDPTKFHCKIDGSCCQTNSVAHHTCYRHQCYDTTESVKKYLGLPEDKVSVSFQSRLPNDPWLKPYTDFEFERFPKEGKKRLAVITPAFVSDCLETLEEIAMEGKEQFQEAGGETYKHIPCLNDDDSWVSVMAEWLKDWEKTDKLPA